The following coding sequences lie in one Synechococcus sp. CC9902 genomic window:
- the holA gene encoding DNA polymerase III subunit delta: protein MPIHLIWGDDAAARDRAIDGLIQSCVDPSWSSLNLSRLDGAETGQAIQALEEARTPPFATGERLVLLQRSPFCNGCPSELADRFEAALELIPNSSHLVLVNPSKPDGRLRTTKTLQKRIKQGLDLEQSFPLPTAWDGAGQRQLVQRTADALSLTVEPDAIDALVEAIGTDSARLESELRKLSLRTTTITAALVKELVGGRATNALAVGDALLDGNAGEAIARWDALIDAGEPALRIVATLTGQLRGWLWVSLLEQQGERDVAVIAKAAGIGNPKRIYVMRKQLQGRQPKRLLSLLGRLLEVEALLKRGALPGNAFRDGLLG, encoded by the coding sequence ATGCCGATCCATTTGATCTGGGGAGATGACGCTGCAGCGCGGGATCGAGCCATCGATGGCTTGATCCAAAGCTGCGTGGATCCCAGCTGGAGCAGCCTCAACCTCAGCCGCCTCGATGGCGCCGAAACGGGCCAGGCCATCCAAGCGCTTGAAGAGGCAAGAACCCCACCGTTCGCCACGGGTGAACGCTTGGTGCTGCTACAGCGCAGCCCCTTCTGCAATGGCTGCCCAAGCGAACTCGCCGACCGCTTCGAAGCCGCCCTTGAGCTGATTCCCAACAGCAGTCATCTCGTGCTGGTGAATCCCAGCAAGCCAGATGGACGGCTGAGGACCACCAAAACGCTGCAAAAGCGGATCAAACAAGGGCTGGATCTGGAGCAAAGCTTCCCGTTACCAACGGCTTGGGATGGCGCTGGCCAACGCCAGCTGGTGCAGCGCACAGCGGACGCTTTATCGCTCACGGTGGAACCAGATGCGATTGATGCTCTGGTGGAAGCGATTGGAACCGACAGCGCCCGATTGGAATCAGAGCTTCGCAAACTCTCCCTGCGCACCACAACGATCACTGCCGCCCTCGTCAAAGAGCTAGTGGGCGGACGAGCCACCAATGCCCTTGCGGTGGGTGATGCCCTACTGGATGGCAATGCTGGGGAAGCGATCGCCCGCTGGGATGCGCTGATCGATGCGGGCGAACCGGCCTTACGCATCGTTGCCACCCTCACCGGGCAACTCCGAGGCTGGCTTTGGGTGAGCCTGCTCGAACAACAAGGAGAACGCGATGTGGCCGTCATTGCCAAAGCCGCCGGCATCGGCAATCCCAAACGGATCTATGTGATGCGGAAACAGCTGCAAGGCCGCCAACCAAAACGGTTGTTATCGCTGCTGGGACGACTGTTAGAGGTGGAGGCGCTGCTCAAGCGGGGTGCCCTTCCAGGCAATGCCTTTCGAGACGGACTGCTGGGCTAG
- a CDS encoding precorrin-8X methylmutase codes for MAGMAQDHPIFTESIRRIRALLGDTGLQPLEQEVLERLVHSSGDPSIAELLRFSQGACEAGLSALQSGAVILTDTEMAAAAIRPMAQRTLGVPVRTVLEWAPTLAPSGSTRTAAGLLLAWQELAAERPAPLVLIGSAPTALEVLLTQVEADAPKPSLVIGMPVGFVGVPESKRHLEHSGLAQIRLEGTRGGAGLVAAAVNALLRAAARSDQSPAS; via the coding sequence ATGGCCGGGATGGCCCAAGACCACCCGATTTTTACCGAAAGCATCCGCAGGATTCGCGCGTTGCTGGGGGACACCGGGCTGCAGCCGTTGGAGCAGGAGGTGTTGGAGCGCCTCGTCCACAGCAGTGGTGACCCTTCCATTGCTGAGTTGCTCCGCTTTAGTCAGGGCGCCTGTGAGGCTGGCTTGTCTGCTTTGCAATCTGGCGCGGTGATCCTCACGGATACGGAGATGGCGGCCGCGGCGATTCGACCGATGGCGCAGCGAACGTTGGGCGTTCCCGTGCGAACGGTGCTCGAGTGGGCCCCAACTTTGGCTCCGTCAGGGTCGACGCGAACAGCGGCAGGGCTGTTGTTGGCTTGGCAAGAGCTCGCTGCTGAGCGACCTGCCCCTCTGGTGCTGATTGGCAGTGCTCCCACTGCGTTGGAGGTGTTGCTCACGCAGGTGGAGGCCGATGCACCGAAGCCCAGCCTGGTGATTGGCATGCCCGTGGGCTTTGTTGGTGTGCCCGAGAGCAAACGCCATCTAGAGCACAGTGGCTTGGCGCAGATTCGGCTGGAGGGCACCCGAGGCGGTGCAGGACTCGTCGCTGCGGCCGTTAACGCTCTGCTGCGGGCGGCTGCAAGATCAGATCAGAGCCCTGCCAGCTAA